From a region of the Oncorhynchus tshawytscha isolate Ot180627B linkage group LG14, Otsh_v2.0, whole genome shotgun sequence genome:
- the LOC112266789 gene encoding calpain small subunit 1 isoform X2 — protein sequence MEVSPTELMNILNRIIGKRSDLKADGFSIESCRGMVAVMDSDSTGKLGFHEFKFLWNNIKKWQGIYISNDADCSGVISSRELSAAFKSACFPLNDQLFQLIVRRYSDEQGNMDFDNFIGCLVRLDAMCRAFKTLDKDNNGKIKVNIQEWLQLTMHS from the exons ATGGAGGTGAGCCCCACTGAACTGATGAACATCCTCAACAGGATCATTGGCAAAC GTTCTGACCTGAAGGCTGACGGCTTTAGCATCGAGTCATGCAGGGGCATGGTGGCTGTCATGGAC AGTGACAGCACAGGGAAGCTAGGTTTCCACGAGTTCAAGTTTTTATGGAACAACATCAAGAAATGGCAG GGCATCTACATATCAAATGACGCAGACTGCTCAGGGGTCATCTCCTCACGAGAGCTGTCCGCTGCCTTCAAATCTGCAT GTTTTCCTCTCAACGACCAGCTCTTCCAGTTGATCGTCCGCAGGTACAGTGACGAACAGGGCAACATGGACTTTGACAACTTCATTGGGTGCCTGGTCAGACTGGACGCCATGTGTC GAGCCTTCAAGACTCTGGACAAAGATAATAATGGAAAGATCAAAGTCAACATCCAGGAG TGGCTTCAGTTGACCATGCACTCATAA
- the LOC112266789 gene encoding calpain small subunit 1 isoform X1, whose translation MFLAKKLIGGILDVVSNIDPSQFVPSDPPPPRRPLAYAEQNENDEERQFRKVFQQLAGDDMEVSPTELMNILNRIIGKRSDLKADGFSIESCRGMVAVMDSDSTGKLGFHEFKFLWNNIKKWQGIYISNDADCSGVISSRELSAAFKSACFPLNDQLFQLIVRRYSDEQGNMDFDNFIGCLVRLDAMCRAFKTLDKDNNGKIKVNIQEWLQLTMHS comes from the exons ATGTTTCTGGCTAAAAAACTCATTGGTGGCATCCTGGATGTTGTGAG CAACATCGACCCCAGTCAATTTGTGCCATCAGACCCT CCCCCACCACGCAGACCTCTGGCCTACGCGGAGCAGAATGAAAATGACGAGGAGAGACAGTTTCGCAAGGTCTTCCAGCAACTCGCTGGGGAT GACATGGAGGTGAGCCCCACTGAACTGATGAACATCCTCAACAGGATCATTGGCAAAC GTTCTGACCTGAAGGCTGACGGCTTTAGCATCGAGTCATGCAGGGGCATGGTGGCTGTCATGGAC AGTGACAGCACAGGGAAGCTAGGTTTCCACGAGTTCAAGTTTTTATGGAACAACATCAAGAAATGGCAG GGCATCTACATATCAAATGACGCAGACTGCTCAGGGGTCATCTCCTCACGAGAGCTGTCCGCTGCCTTCAAATCTGCAT GTTTTCCTCTCAACGACCAGCTCTTCCAGTTGATCGTCCGCAGGTACAGTGACGAACAGGGCAACATGGACTTTGACAACTTCATTGGGTGCCTGGTCAGACTGGACGCCATGTGTC GAGCCTTCAAGACTCTGGACAAAGATAATAATGGAAAGATCAAAGTCAACATCCAGGAG TGGCTTCAGTTGACCATGCACTCATAA